CTCCTAAAAAAGTTACTTTTAATACATAACATAAATCAATTAACCAAATTTTGAATATAAGCTTAAAGCTACTTgactaaaatatatattttttttgtaaaaaggtAACTAATCAGTATCTAATTGGTATTTATAAACAACCAAATAATTACTTTTTGTTGGGGCAACGATTTGTCTTTCTATATCCGGAAGTAAAAACCCAACGATGAATGATAACTTGCTTCTACTCCGGTGATGAAATTTTcctttgactcgtcgggatcacggcaagaaagacactccgatgcttaagtcagttcaaagTTCCATCCCTTTCTCTTCccaaaatctcatatttataggatgaaatatacaaagcagttagttggttcaagCGAACCCTGGAAAGGGGGAAAGagaataactgaatttccctccaaaaataccgACTTTTAGAATGTCTCGCTCAGGGGTCAGAGGCGCGGATTGCCTCTGAGCCACAGCTTTTGCCTTCGGAACCTCTCTTTGTCAAAATACTccgttttgaatatttgataaatgaggtAAGTGTTTtcgggccgaacattttgggcccaacagatgccccctggcCCAAGCTTCGGACAGGCGTGGTATGTTAATCTGTTAGAatcttgggccgactcttcaacACCAAAAGGTTCGCCTAGAGCCGTCATTCTCCGTAAACCGAGGTAATCCGTAGGTACATGATTATTTGATTACTTGACAAGTTACACTTAATGCAAACACGGTTACCGAGTAAAACGTTCGGttaaaaaatttacctttcatttaagtagtttttatttcaaaataattttcattCAATTCCCAAACTTTGTTCCAACTTCCAGAGAGAAGCTCCGAAGAAACCCTAGAGATTTCCTTCAGCTCAAACCTTCGACAATCATCTCATTCGGTGTGATAATGTCTTCTCGTTCATCTCCCAAACCCTTGGATCGTGATGGATACAAAAATGCATTCGAACGCATGCGCAAATCGTTCGACATTCCAGACAATGTCACGGTGAGGACGCTCTCGGAGGCCGAGCTTCGAGAATGGCGATTTAAAGACGTAGTGAAGCCTACTGAAATAGTCATGAGTTTGAGACACATCGAATGGCTCCGCTTCCCTCTCCCGGCTCTGCTTGTTCAGATAATTTCAAACTCCGGGGCTCACATTTCGCAATTTCTCCCAAATTCTATTCAATCTATAGTCGGGGCTCAGATGATAGGGAGCCTCAGGAATGTCAATATTCAATCGGATAACATTTACACGTGCTTCATCAAGTCTACGAACAAGGTGATAGAGGGAAAGCCTTGGAAAACTTTCTACCTCTCTCCCAAAAAGGATCGAACAATTTTCACCAATTTCGATAGCTCTCATcgaaattgggataaatacttCTTTGCTATTGGAGGAGCGTGGTATCCTGAGTTCCTGCCTCAGGAAATTTTCCCTCTGCCCAGGGTATTTATAAAAGGTGAGTCACATTTTTCATTATGTTCTTATCGATTTTAATGTGAATTAATCATATCTGGATGATTGTCTGCTAGTTTAACTTTGTATACTACTGTTTTGGTTCTTTGTGTCAGATTTTTCTTGGCCTCAGGTTAGCATGAGTTCTGAGCGACAGAGCAAGCTGACAGAGAAGGGGCTTCTACATGAATCTAAGGAGAATGCCATTAGTATCAGGGGTGTATTGAACCCCTGCTGTATGCAGATTATGACTCGGCTTTGTTTCGTGGATCGAGTCGACCCTGGAGCTGTGCGAGTTAGATCGCAGAAGGGTGACATGACCCTAAGCAAGATTACCGCAGCATGCGCGAAGCAGCTGGGAGCTTTCCTGAAGAAATCccctcatactccttcaactatgtCGCTGACGAAGGCTGAGTTCGAAAGGGCGTGTTCTGAAGCCTACGCTACGTGTGCCAAGCGTCAAGGGGTCCCAGAGGGTAAAAAGAAGGAGGGTATTGGCCtggctgcagagtcttcccctgaCAAGTGCGATTTATCGCGCAGGTCTTCTCGCATCCAAGGGCGATCGTCCACGCCTTCTGATGTTCTGCCAATTCAGCCTCTTCAACAAGTGCCTTTGCCCACAGAAGCCTTAGGAAAGAGAAAGGAGTGTTAGGAGTCCTCTGGCGAAGATTCGGATGACGCGAAGTACATTTCGTCCACGCTTCGGATCTCAAAAGGTTCTGTCCCCACCACTCAAGGATCTGCCTATGCAATCCCCAGACTTTCCCCAGGAAAATTACCAACAGATCAGGCCCTCTCGTTGTGCAAGAGCCCACGGGGATTTGCCCCCGTTGGGCATTTACCTGGGGCGTCTCCTACTTCACATGCAGGTGGGTCTTCCTTGGCAACAGGCTCAGAAGGGGTGGTTCATGCAGAGGTCGTTTCCTCTTCTCCGTCCAAATTATCAGGAGTAGCGATTGGAGATGGAGTGCAGGGTGGCTTACCGTTTGAAGCGAAGTCTCCTGCTGTCTGCGTGAAGCCGTCAGAAGCATTGCCCTCTGCTTCTGATTTGTCTGAAGGGTCTGCTATTGACCATAAGTGTGGTTTAGAGGGGAGATGCCCTTCCTCTGCTTCTCATAAAAACAAGCTTCTAGAGGATGCCTTCGGAGAGGGTTTTGAGTCGATACCACTCCTCTGCCAGTTGAGGCAAGTAAGGCCTTTGAGTCTGAAACTATCCCTGGGTATCAGGAATCAGGGGCTATCAAAGTAACAGGTGTTGACACTCTTGGTGTTGTCGTTTCTTCATTACCGCCTATCGCTTCTGAGTCTCATCCAGGAGATGTCATTGTTGTGTCCCCGAAGGGTACTAACACTTTTGAATCTCCTAGCGCTTTCTTGGAGCAGCTCACGTCTTCTGCCGTGCAGACGCCGGTGTACCTCCCCAGTGATTTGGGTGAAGATGATAGCTTATTTGTACGCCCTTCGAGGGCAGTTGAGTTGGTGTCTGATAGCATTGTGGTATCGACATTAGCAGAAGGTGAGAAGCCAGATGCCCCCGTTGCTTCTGCGGCTGCATCTGCAGGGGGAGAAGCAAGTGACAGAGCAGGAGTAATGTCGGAGTATGACCCCTCTGCGTCTAATGAAGTTATGGAGGAAATGCTACGCATAAGCAGACCCCATCTACCTACGGAAGAAATTGGATCTTTGAGTGGTCAAGGTGATTTGTTGCAACAAGTATCAGACCATATCTGGATGGTaagttgattaaaaaaaaaaaggctctTTTTACATTTCGTGATATGTGTGTAATATTAGATATAATGGGCATAATTGATTTGTCACAGAGCTATGTATGTGTGTCGGCTGCAAGGCGAGAATATGCGGCGGCTATGCAGAATGGTTCCAAACTGGCGGAGCAGATGGCGAAATTAGAAGAGGAGCGATCAGGGAGAAAGATGGCCGAGGAGAATCGGGACGTGCTTGTGGAGGCCATCAAGAGGTTAGAAGCAGAACTGGCAGAGGCAAAAAAAAGGGTGactgccacagaggagaagctggtCGGTACTGTCGGACTCGAAGTAGAGAGAGACAAACTGAAGGCTGACTTGGTGGATATGACCAATAAGTGGATGGAAAAAAGTCAATTCTGCGTTCAGCATGAAGCCCGCATGGAGAAGCTTAGCAGTATGATGAACGACCTTGAAGAAGATATTGTGTTGTTGCAAACTGATAAGGAGATCTTAGATAAAGAGAAGACAGAGCTGGAGCGAAGGGCAAACAGTCTTGAAGCCAGCGCAGCGGATGCCAAGAAGCAGAAGCTGGAAGCTGAACTTCTTTTGGGGAAGAAGTTGAAGGAAGCAGAAGAGGCGGTAGCCGAAGCCAAGAAGCAGTTGGAGGAGATGGCAGAGGTATGCGACTCTTCTTTTGTTACTGATGCATTAGAAAATAAATTGGCACATAAAACACGTGTGTTGATTCCGTAATGTTTTTACTTTTGCAGAGGGCAGCAGAGGCAGCGATTGAAACCACTAGGCAGCGTATTCGAGATCGGGAGATCACCGAACGGAAGCTTGCGAGGGTGGCTGAAGTAGATACTGCGAAGTACCTGGATCTGGCATTGCGTAATAAGAGGCAGACCCCAGAGGAGAAATGGGCAAAACTGGAGATGTATTGTAAGAGCGTTGATGTAAAAATAGGAGAGTATGACGTCGACAAGTACTTAAATGAACTTGGGGATTTGCAGATTTCCTATCCACCGTGCCATCTGGAGAAGTTAAAGCTGAGGGGCGATGCACTAGGGTCAATGTATAATGCCAATGGGGAAGTTGTTGAAGATAGTGTTGCCATCGTGGCGTCTGATCAGAAGGCATCAGGATCTGTGTCTGTTGCAGAGGGCTAGCCAGATGGTGAAAGAGGTGCCGTAGAATGAACGACACACTATCGTTTTGTTAACTCTTGTCATGTTTTgttgtgaattaatttctttatatacATTGTTTGGGCTCTTTATGCCGTTAATATGTAGTTGATTGTAATAGAGCAAATTATCAATGCAAATAGAACCTTGTTCCCTGTCGGTTGTCTTGGTGTGTGTAGTGTATGTGGTCGTTATTGTTTAGGACTTAATCGAAGGCGTGATGACAGGTGTGAGTTGTATGGTTTACTCGGATCAGAGGCTTCATAGGCCCTTTAGGCCATTGCGTGCGAAATACAACGAAAGGTtatacagatggtgggagagGATGCCCAGTTAAGTGTTTGTATGAGTGATCCGTATAGGTGTTTTGATGAAAGGTTGGAGCTGACAGCATTGTTGTTGCAGGTGAGCATCGTGAGTGGACGAAGGTTCCCTTTTTTAGGAGAATCTTTGACAACCCACAGTGGCTTTCCTCAACATGGGCTATGGAGGAGCTTATCAGAAGTGGCATCCCGTACTACATATCATGTGAACGTTATGGGTTAGGCcatccgaagctagagagtgtGATGGCAGAGTACATGCGTCGTATTGAGTGGGATTAATTATGGCAAGAAAATAGTTGTTCGTAGAGAATAGATCAATTATGAAATGAGGAGTTAATATTATTGTTAATGTAACATAACTTATAAATAACAACTTCTAATTTATTGCTATTTTTGAGAATACATCGCCTTCTGATCGCATGCTTAGCATCTGTCTATTTAAGGTATAGTACAAATATGCATTTTTGTTTATTGAGAAAGGAATTGAGCAAATATGTGTGCCCCTACTTAACATCTACTAATATAAGCTATAGTAATAAGTGTGTTGCATTCCTGCGACGTTGCCATTATTGTGGGTGGCAGACCTTCTTACTCGTAGGGAGTAGTTGTAGTGGTCTTGATCGGAACGGGCTCGGCCTTTGGAGACGGAAACTTTCCCATGGGATCAGAGGGGTTAATGTGATCCAGACCGAATGTCGAGGCAGATGCAAAGAGGTGAAAATTACGAGCCATGTATCTTTCCAATGCACCCATACCATGTAGTGTGGTGAGGGGTCGTTTGGGCTGTCGCGTTTCCTGCCAGAGGCACCCATTGTGCAGGACATGGGTGCGACTGCAggaaaagttcctcccagccttggattgccaaaccagCTAGTGTGTATTGGAGAGGGATCCGAAGCATGACAGCAGATGGTTCTACTGTgatagtcagggcagattagaTAGCAGGAGGTGCTCCTCTTATGCGGGTAAGAGGGTAGGGTTTGCAGTGCACCTTCGTTGGACAGCCAGATCGGTGTAGTCAAGGCAGATTAGACTGCGAAATGGCTGGCCGTAGCTCCTTGTGAgcttagtcaagtcagattagaatgcTGTACAAAATCCAGTGTAACGTTTACGCAGAGGTGGTAGGATCGTGTATGCAGATTGTGTGTAGTGGCCTTGTTGCTACGAACTGTTGAGATTCAGCTTGGTGCCAACGTGAGGGGTGTGATCCTCACTGTGCATTATTATTGCTCTTTGTTTATTGAAGTGTAGGTGTATGTATTGAGATTAAAGACATATGGTGTATTGCTAGGGGATGTTGGCAACTTCAAGCATTAGATAATTGTTTATTTATAGCCATTGTGGTAGGTGGTTTTTTAGTACACGTGAATAATGTTACAAAGTTAGGTGAGGGTATAATTGAGAAACCCTTTTGAGTAAAAAGTTAATTGTCACGTGTCTGACTGGGTAAAATATGGTGGACAATAATGTCAAGGAATTGAATACACAAGAGAAATTTAAAAGATCGTGAAAAAATGGAAAattgttgtattacttttgaattgcacagtacaactattagcaataatattgcttcaaagacattgaattccaagtacgggGTACGATTTTCCCACTACGTACATTCTTTAGAGTGTAAGACCCTCTGCCTAGTACTTTAATGATTTggaaaggcccttcccaattaggctctAGCTTCTTCTTGTTGCCTGTGACCTTACGTAGAACCCAATCACCTTCTCGAAATGTGCGTGAGTGGACCCTTTTGTTGTAGTAGCGTTCTGTGACCTTTTGATAATTCTCTAGTCGCAATTGTGCCATTGTACGTGCTTCTTCTAGAAGGTCCAGGTTGTGCAGCAATTGAATGTTGTTTGTTGTTGGATCGGATGCGATCTCTGTCCGAAGTGTAGGTAGACCGACTTCTGTTGGGATGACAGCCTCTGTTCCATATACCATGGCGTAGGGAGATTCCCCTGTGGAGGATCTTTTTGTTGTCCTATAAGCCCATAATACTTTCGGTAATTCTTCTACCCACGCTCCTTTTTTGTCTTCCAAATTCTTCTTGATGTTGGAAGCCTCTGCTTGTCCATTGCCCTGTGGGTAGGTGACAGAGGTGAAGCTTAGCTTGATCTTGTACGTGTCGCATAGTTCTTGTACCTTCCCATTTTGGAACGGAGTTCCATTGTCCACGACTATCTCCCAGGGTATTCTAAATTGACATATAATATGCTTCCAGATGAAGGACATAGTGTCTGTTTTGCTGACCGTGACGTATGCCTCTGCCACAAcacattttgtgaagtaatcagtgGCTACAAGAGCATACCGTCTTCCACCAACAGCCTTAGGTAGTTCACCTACTACATCCATACCCCattttgcaaaaggccaaggtgcAACGATGGAGTGTAGGGTTTGAGCAGgttgatggatggtgggtgcaAACCGCTGGCATTTGTTGCATTTTTTGGCATAATCCCGCgcttctgtcatcatgtatggccaGTAATACCCGGCTATAAGTGCCTTGTGTGCCAAGCATCATCCCCCTGTGTGATTTCCACATGTCCCCTCATGTATTTCCTCTAATAattttttagcttctgatggGCCCAAACACCATAGGTATGGGCCATTGAAGGATTTTCGGTACAACGTCCCATGAATCATGGAATAGCGTTGTGCCTGAAGGCGCAGAAGCTTTGCATCTTTCGGATTAGGTGGGTGCACGGAGGTGGTCAAGTATTTTATGATCGGATCTATCCAGCATTCAGGTTCTAATGAGGTTGAATAGACTTCCATGTCTTTGCTTGATCGGCTTATAGATATGGAGGACTGGCGTGTGCATCCTCCCGCAGAAGCTAACTTGGCAAGGGCATCGGCCTTCTGATTTTTCTCCCTAAGTATTTGTATGAGTTCGAACTGGCGAAAATGCGATCGTAAGTCAGTTACTAGGGCTGTTCATCAAACTGCCCAAACCGCCCGCATCGCACCACACCGCAAAAAAAATGTGGTTTGAAATTCTTCGTGGTGCGGTCGCGGTTTGAATTTTCACTaaaccgcgcggtgcggtgcggtttgcggTTTTGAATTATTAAAATGCGGTTCAAACCGCACCGAACCGCAtattataaaaatactatttttttatatttatttaagtctAATATGTTAAAGCCCAACCCAAAGCCCACTAATTCTATTGCTGAAAGTATTTTAGTTGTATCTTTCATATTGATGTTGGAATTTAATTAGTCTCAAGTTTGTTCTATGTTGTTTTAGGTGTGTTGCTGAAACTTTATTAAGATTATTGACTTATAGTTTGTTGTTGTTGTAACTTTATTAGTCTCaagtttgttgtattttcttaggTGTTTTGTTGAGCCATTATTAAGATTATTGTATTGTTGAAAGTTTTCTTATTTTTGATTTTCAAGCTTTAGGAGTTGCtgaaatattaatatgattatttatgatagtttaattatttggcgGTAGTCCAAACCACCCAAACCGCACCACAACGCACCATTTTTTTGCGGTGCGGTTTCTGCGATTTTTTAGTTTCGCGGTGCGGGTGCGGTTTGGAAAATTAGAAAAACCGCATGCGCGGGTTGGTTTGAAAAAATGGTCAAAAACCGCACCACCCGCACCGCGTACAGCCCTATCAGTTACCTTTTGTAGAAGGCCAGCCAGGTGGGGTGCTTTGGTATCGAAATTTCCAGCCACTTGCTCTATCATAAGCTGCGAGTCGCCTCTGACAGTCAGACGTTGGATGCCCATTTCTCGTGCGAGTTCTAAACCATAGATTactgcctcatattctgcttcattgttcgtCGTGGATTGCTCTAAACGAATGGCTTCTTCGATTTTGAGGCCCGAGGGAGCTTCTAATATGACGCCAATACCAGCCCCTTGGGAATTGGATGCTCCGTCAGTGTACATCGTCCACACCCATTGATCTTCTGATTCTAACAATTCTGGCAGAGCGTCAGGGGTGAACGACTGAATTTCAATCAGGAAGCCAGCGAGTACCTGTCCTTTTTTAGCTTTTCGTGGCGAAAAATGAATATCGTACGTCCCTAATTCAATGGCCCATTTAGATAACCTTCCAGAGAGGTCGGGCTTACTCAATACCTACTTCAATGGATAGTCCGTATATACAACGATGGTGTGGCTTTCAAAATATTGTCGTAACTTCTTTTTTGCCGTAAGGAGTGCGAGTGCCAACTTTTCCATCATACTGTATCGGGTTTCAGCATCCAAAAGCATCTTGCTGCAGTAGAACACTGGCCTCTGACGATTGGCTTCTTCTCGGAAGAGGACAGAACTTACAGCGAATTGTGAGACAGACAAATATAAGAATAAATCTTCATTAGCAATGGGGGAGCTCAATATAGGAGGAGAGCTCAAATAAGTTTTCAGTTCTTCCAATGCTTTTTTCTGCTCTAGTCCCCAGGTGGTGTTGGTAGATTTCTTTATGCATTGTAAGAAAGGTTGGCAACGGTTAGACATTCGTGATATGAATCGACTTAATGCTACTACTTTGCCGGTCAGAGCCTGTATGTCACGGATGGTTCGGGGCTCTTTGACTTCTGAGAGGGATGCAATCTGTGTTGGATTCGCCTCGATGCCTCTCTGATTGACGACGTAACCCAAGAACTGTCCAGAGGACACCCCAAAGACACATTTCGaagggtttaatttcattttgtaagcATCAAGGATGTCGAAACACTCAGTCAAGTCGTCTATATGTGAAGAGCTTTGTTTGGACTTGATGACCATATAGTCAATataaacctccatatttctcccgagtaATGAGGAAAACAGCTTGTGCATCAGCCTCTGGTATGTTGCGCCTGCATTCTTTAGACCGAAAGGCATAACTTTATAGCAATATAAACCACCCTCTGTTATGAAAGCCGTTTGAATCCGATCCTCTGATTTCAtggggatctgattgtatccagagtaagcGTCGAGGAAGCTCATCCTTTCATATCCTGCCGTGGCGTCTATCATCTAATCGATCTTTGGTAGAGGGTAGCTATCCTTGGGACACactttgtttaaatttatgtagTCTATGCATACTCTCTTTTTCCCATTCTTCTTTGGGACCACGACGGGGTTGGCAAGCCAAATGGGGTATAAGCATTCTTCGATTGCCCCTGTGCTTAGGAGCCATTGGACCTCCTCTTGTATGACTTGATTCACCTCTGGAGCGAACCTCCTCTGCTTCTGTTTGACGGGTGGGAAGTTATTGGAGATATTTAGGCTGTGACTCATGATAGAAGGGTCTATTCCGGGCATGTCATGTGGAGTCCAGGCAAAAGTTCTCATTCTGGTCTTGAGAAATCGTATGAGGGTCTGCCTCTCATCTCCAGAGAGCTTGGTACTTATCAGGATCGTTTTAGAGGGGTCAGCGTCGTCTAGACCCACTTGTTCTAAGGTATCTAGTGTAACTTGGGGTTTTTCTTGGTCTTCTTCTAGATTGATTCCTTTTAGGCACGCTGGTTGGTCCTGCTGTAATTGCTATTTGTCAGGAGAGTTGTCAGGGGAAGCAGAGCCAGAGCTATTGATTTCCTTTAAGGTAAGGAAGCACTTTTTGGCCTGCTTATGGCAGCCTTTGATGTCGACGGTGTATCGTCCGTTGAGTGATTGACACCGCATCACCTAATGTAGAGTTGAGACTACCCCCTGCATTCGGTGGATCCAATTTCTCcccatgatggcgttgtagctTGTGGTGGAATCTATAATGAGAAAGTCTACTGACAGGGCACGTTCTGCAGCTACCACAGTTAACCGAACGACGCCCTTTGGATAGACTCTTTGGCTATTGAATCCTAAAATGGGCATGGTGGAGGGTCGGATCTGATTCTCCTTCAGCCCCATTTTCtggaaggcttcccagaagaggatGTCGACCCCACTGCCCCCGTCGATCAGAACTCTGCCCAGCTGGCAGTGGTCAACTTGTAGGgaaatgacgagtggatcatcaTGGGGTAGGTGGACGCCCTTCAGGTCATCATCGGTGAAGGTGATAACAGAGGTTGGGTAGCTTCTGTCTTCTGAAGTGACGAGATTGACCATGTGGCCTAATGATTTGTATCACTTCACTCGTTCTTCCATCCTATTATAGATTTTAGTTGCATGCTCTTGAGTATCAGTGGGTTCTACGATCCCGTGGATCATAGGGACTTGCTTAAGAGGCTCCTGGGTGCTGTCAGAGGCTGTGTGCACGGGGTCTGATGCCTGCGAAGCGGGGGCAGAAGCTGGGTTTTGCCGCGAGGCGCCTGGTCTGCCTGTCTCCTTGATGTATTGGGTAAGCCTCCCGTTCCTCATGAGGGCTTGGATCTGATTGTTCAAATTGTGGCATTCAGCGATCGTATGACCGTGATCTTTGTGGAAGAGACAGTATCTGCTTTTATCCCTTCTGTCAGATGGAGTGGTAATTTTGTAGGGCTCTCACCAGATAGGTCtgtctttattttcttcataaatgacTTCTTGCGG
This genomic interval from Humulus lupulus chromosome 8, drHumLupu1.1, whole genome shotgun sequence contains the following:
- the LOC133795378 gene encoding uncharacterized protein LOC133795378, translating into MVNLVTSEDRSYPTSVITFTDDDLKGVHLPHDDPLVISLQVDHCQLGRVLIDGGSGVDILFWEAFQKMGLKENQIRPSTMPILGFNSQRVYPKGVVRLTVVAAERALSVDFLIIDSTTSYNAIMGRNWIHRMQGQLQQDQPACLKGINLEEDQEKPQVTLDTLEQVGLDDADPSKTILISTKLSGDERQTLIRFLKTRMRTFAWTPHDMPGIDPSIMSHSLNISNNFPPVKQKQRRFAPEVNQVIQEEVQWLLSTGAIEECLYPIWLANPVVVPKKNGKKRVCIDYINLNKVCPKDSYPLPKID